The Malus domestica chromosome 08, GDT2T_hap1 genomic interval AAGATCAGGAAGACTAACataggcatttcagcctcccctGGCCAACATCATGTGATTCACCAACGCCAATAATTGAACACAGGATGTGCCATGTGAAATACAAGTCTAGAATTCATCGCCAACCACTAGACCACTCCGTGGTAGATTTCATTTTTAgttggatagtgctattcacactTGACCCAGAAAAAGTGTTATTGACACACTCAtatttacttcttacacactttTGCTAGTTTTTTGTCATggatattttttaattcattcgatctgacaGTCAAAAATTGAGAAGGTATGTGAAATGTTTCGAAAGAACTGCCATCTTTGATTTCTACTCTCAATGTCAAACGAGCTCTTCGTGGCATATGTAAGTAATGTTGATCTCCTAATTCACTTTTCTTTTCTATATATGTTGACAGTCTAGACTCCTCCAATTTACAAAAAAGGTGATGTGCGAGAAGACGGGCACACTGCTTATCCAACTAGCCTAAACTCACATTTTTGGATTCAAGATTGCAAATTACCCCATTAACCTGTATTAATTGACGAATAAATGGTCTTGGATTTGCAGCAATAACAGATGAGGATTACCATGGCAGGAATAGACTTCAAAGAGGATGTTCATATGATGAGGTCACAGCTTGAACTTTTTGCCTTATTCTTACAATTGAATTGATATAACCATTTTTTTAGTACTTTTATAACAAAGAAATtggactaagtttattttaataaaaaccatgctattaaataaaaaaactcttaaattttattaaaaataacaaaaaatagacataattttaatatttaaaaataaaaaactgacgCGCAGACGCGCACGCCCCTCACAcaaattgtttatgaaacttactacactgtttatgaaatttaacagtactacactgtttatgaaacttaacggtacgacgctgtttataaaacttaacgatactatactgtttatgaaacttaacggcaTATGGTCGTCCTAGATTTTCAAGttatttcaccaaaatgcaataaaaagatttaaaaataaataaataaaaacatgatAGATGTCAACCTCCATGTCGTTAAAATCATGCATGGCTAATGGCTCAATACCATTACTAGAAAAATGGGTGATGAATTCAACGATGTTATCAATGATGTTGCCCCACCCCTACCCCCAACCAACCCACACTTGACCGACTCCCTCCCAACCATACCGCCCCAGATTTGGTTCTGAATCAAACGGAATCCacttcaatttgaaattttaattttggaggAATAAAATATACTTAGATTATATCAAAATTGAAAGATTGGTCGGATGCTCTTTGCACACACCTTTAGTtaagtttttcttgtttttttttttttttctttctcttgttcttatcattaaataaagttataggatgattttttgttaaaacataaagttttgaaacactttttattagtttttgttttgttttgttttttttttttgtttttgtttttgtttttttttaatggtcGAACTTAAGACTAGCTAACTTTTACTACAGAGCCAACAAGTTAAAAGAAAGGCTGTCATTGAACCATTTTCTTCAACTAACAAATTGAGTATTCTCTTAAATTTAAGCAGGTTTCAGTTGCATATAAAGCCAAGATTGACAAGGTAATGAGCCAGGGGTTAGAAGAAGAGGAGTTAAACAAGAATCTGGAACCTTTAAAAGTCAGTTTTAACTACCCTTTTCTTCTCTTAGTTCAAATGATTTTccttaggggtgggcacttaaaATCAAAAACCGAAATtgaaacacgaaccaaattgGACCGCATCGAATGATTCGACTTTGCAGTTTTGGaaacggttttggttttgaaaccgaaccacAAAGTAggaaacggtttggtttcgattttggcttttgaaaaccgcattgaaaccgaaaccgaaccgcaccataaatattaataagcatttaattaaatgtccatattagATCTCATGTTTTAATAAGTTGTTTGTTAGAGTTCATACATTTAGTATGAATCcaaccacactagaatatcatcagtcatcactttctttctctttgacACAATATCACCACTCAtgagtaggggtgggcacttgaatACATTGTTCTACACTGGATATGTGATCAACAGGTAAATATTCCACACAAAGGACATTGAGAAATCAAAATTGCAAGGGAAATAATGCATAGCTTCCTCATAAATTTGAGGGAGCAACCATGCAAGTCTGATTGCTGGGCAATTATAATATACATCTACCTTGAGTCCATGATATTGGATCATTGATACATGTTATTTACtgaacataatatgcatgcaaAGTTGCAAACCGTTCATGCATTTCTTCTTCCCAAGCCTTAACATTTTTGCGTGGCAATTGGTAGCTAGCTAGCTAATAAGATTGCACTGTGAGGACTTTTTACTAGTTTTTAATGAGGATGACATTTTGTAATGGTTCGATTAGCTACTGCTTATGTTTAACTTGTACCCTTTAGGAGCACTTGGGAAATGCTTAATAATATGTTATGATGTCTTTCATTTCAAGTTTTGATTTACGATCTTACTAAAAACTACTTTTCTTTtagataagttttttttttttttttttaagttgtaGATTGCATTCATGCAAAGCTTGGGTAAAGAGCATctcatattttaaattgtatattttttcttaaaaacagaACCGAAGCAGTTTGAAACTATACAAACTAAACCAAatagtttggtttcatttcgattTTGACTTCAAAATCACACCGAACCGAACTGCAAAAAATTTCGGTTTCAATTTCACTCAAAAACACACCgaaccgtgcccacccctaatttacTTGAAATTATACCGTCAGAAAAGCACTAAAAAGTGTTTCTGGTAATCTGAAAGCATTTTTAACCAATTCAAAAGCTCTTCGGAATCAGCCCTTCGATGAATAGTGTCTCATGTTTTCCCAAACAAAGATTGTATGACCGGGGTGAACGAAGATTGTATGACCGGAGCCTGGCCAGGAGTGCGTTACCCGGACAGGTATATTTGGCATTATGAGGTTGAGAAACCCAGACCGGCAGAAGGAACTCCGCCGCCAGTGGGGGCACTTGCTAATCTTTGTCACTGGTTTCGTAATTATAATTTTTCAGTTTAACAAGTTCGaggttttaatttttcttgttaatAAGTTCGTGATTTTAATTGCTTAGGGTTTCAGTTCAAGTTCAGTGTCCATGCATGTCAAGTCCCTGTAAGGACCTGCATGAAATGGAGACACCAAGGTTGCGGCGTCGAATGATTAGTTTGAGACACTGCAACTAGAACGTAACCATTTTCGAGTCCTCTCGTCTAGCTTTGGTTGTCCATGAATAAGTGAGAACAGTCGAAATAATCTCCACGACCACTTCTTATTGCAGGAACCAGGGTATCCATCGCCCTTAATCGATCGAGCCCTTGATCGATCGAATAAGTTTGTGGCAAACTTGCAGTTCATGTCAACATCTTTCTTTGCAGCTTCTTAATTTTGCAGTAGTTGGTAAATATTGCTGCGTTGGACTGTTGGGTTGCGACTGCATTGGGTCCAATTGCATCTTCCTGGGGAAGGAAAGCAAATACCTGACctgaaaacagaaagaaaaacagTTTACTATTAGCGACGCATTACCTTAGTGACGGAATCTGGCATGTAAATTCCCTTTACAAATTGGTCTTTACCAGGCCGAGAAACCGACGCTAAAACATGAAATTCTTACTATACTCATCAATACACATTCACAAAATGTGCAGTATAATCTTCAGTTTTTAACATTAAGTCCGGACCAAAAAAATTCTAAGGTAACTGAAAACTCCAAacagtttgaaaaaaaatatttacaataatCCATGTGTAGAAAGCAAAAcccaactcactttgttctaaTCCCCCTGGTTTTATGGCTTCTGTTTCTGTACCTTTTTTTCCTCTGAAAGGGAACATACCTTCAACCGGCTTTAACAAGTCTGTGAAAGTAAGTTCCGGTATGAGCAAAAAGCATACAAGTCTGTGGCTACATCAACAATTGCTGCTCTTGTTAAAACTTTTGTATGCTAGCCTCTCCCTCTATGATCAAAGCTTAAAATGTGAAGCGGTGGGTTAGCAGATATTAACAAACAGTTACTGTCCAAAAGCCGAATCAATCAGATCTGTTTCAACAAAACCAACAGACAATTCGCATTAGATCAAGAAGTATCCTACACAAGTCCGAGTTTACTGTGCGCTAAATATGTTGCTTTCAACAAGTATAGGCAGGTTTTATCAAGAATGGAGctaaaactaacaaaattaatacAATCTAACTGAAAACGAAAGAGTACCATATAGAAAATCAAAGTTTAGACATGCGACTTCATCTACACAATTTACCTCACAAACCAGTCCGGATGTTTTCTAGTGTTTTCTTTTCTGTCTAGAATACTGATAACCTTCTCCACAATCTTCATCCGACCCACTAACCATCTTCCACCTGTCATGACTCCGCCCATCGACATTACTCTTTCCACTGTGCTTAGAATGTCTAGAACtgtgactgctctctttctgcAACTTCTTATCACTGGAACCACTTTGATCCATACCAGATCCTGAGTGGCTGCGATATTTCTGACTCTGCCTTTTGGATTCATGCTCGATCCCTTTTCTGTTATCATCTTTGGTATATCGATGATCACTCCAACTGGAATCACTGCCACACTGCTCTCTTCGATCCTTGTGCTTTCTGGAGCTCCTATGGTGgtgtttctttctctcttcatGGAAACCAGAGCTACTTGGCACATCGTCTAATTCTGAGCTTGATCTTTCCGTGCAATGATACTGCTTTGGAGCTCTACCATCAACCACCAAACGCGAACTCTTCCACTGACCATTAACTGCGAGCCTGTCATCATCTGTGTGATTATGAAGCCGATATTGCCTCTGGGACCCTTTATTAGAGCCTTCCTCAGAGTAACTTATGCTCTTTTCCCTGTTTATACAAGATCTGTGGTCATGTAGTCTTTCTGTCCCATCATAGCCATGTCTCTCGTTTAAATCATGGTCTTCGTCATCGTCACAATCATGAGATTGTTCTCTGATGCAGGACAAAACCACTCATTAGTCATTAAAATCAGGTATATTAACTAACTATAATCAAAACATTATTTCAGATCAAGACAGCATCACCACAGATACATATCGACTCACCTCCTCAAATTCTCATTTGaaacttttcttctcttttccccACCATGAAGATCCAGGGATTCCGAATGACTTAAATAGCAGTCTTTGCTAGTCCCTGGAAGAGGAGCAACACCTCTCATCCTCATGTATCCACTGCAAGATGGTTTGGTGTCAAAGTCAATATAATGCAATTGATGAAGAATACTTCACATGATTGAGGACCGATAATAATGAATTTCTTAGGTACAGCAATCAGCTAAAGATGAAAATGAACATACCCAAAGGAAGGGAATGAGTAATACATTGATGGCATGTATGTAGGAATAGTATAAGAAGCAGGAGGGACCATATTTGCACCAAACGCCGTCATCGCATGATTTCCATATGGATTTCTAAAGGGCATGGCACGAGGTGAGGGAGCTCCATTCCAATATGGTGGTACATAACCTGGCATGGCTCCTGGAAATATTGCATTTCCTGAAATCCACAAATTAGTAAGCATCACAGGCAACAGTTCATAGCAACTACAAATTAATGCATGCAACTCCTATTTCATACCTGCATGAAGCATAGGATGTGGGCTTGAAGCCACTGGACAGTCTCTTATGAAATGGTCTGTAGAACCACACATGTAACAGGTACGTTTCCCCTGATCCCATAAAGACAGGTATAGACATTCAAATAATgcacaccaaaaaattaaaaaatttaagtcacaaccaaaaatagCATTTGTTGTCTTAGCACTTGGAACCTAAAAGAAGTTCTCAGACAATGAGTTGCGAGAAGTTtgttccaacaaaaaaaaaaagagaattttCACATCTACTTTCACAATGGATACCTTTCTGTGCTTTCCAGTCTCCAAGAAGCTCTTGTCACAACCTGGTAAATAGCAAGAATGTCAGAAAAGGTGATACATGCCAAAACAAGAATCGGATAAAGTTCCAGCAATGTCACAAAGGACCAAGTTAAATACTACCTTCTGAAGAAACCCAAGGTGGCCTTTGTTTCGGGATTGCAGGTTTAACATCTTTTTTGAAAGGAGGGTTAAAAGCAGATTCTGCGAAGAAATGATTAGATCCTGTCCCTGTTTCAGGAGAATGAGGCACCTCTGGCTCTCTCTGTAAAATATTATTGCCGCGAGACACATCTTTGGCTTGAATTCCAGATTCTCCATCTGTTTTTACATTAATAACTAGTTAAACACAATAGCGGGGCTAAGGTAGGTCAGAATAAACATATGTGAAACTCCTACCTGGAGCATATTGGCAACAATCATTATCTGGAGCagtgattaaattttgggattCTAGGAAATGCTCAATTGCTTGCCTAAGAGAAACATTCGGCAGCAAATCTTCTACTCTGCATTTGGTCGAAAAACACTTGGGACATCTGGACTTTTCTCGCAACACTTGAGAAATGCCTGAACACAAAAATGTGCATAAGTTATCACATTCAGATTACAGCCCAGAATTACTAATACCTAACACACAATCTCTCACAAAAACTATCCTAATACATACACCCCATCTCTCACAAAAACTATCCAACGGTAAAGTATCAGATGGAAACCTATCAGACCATAGACTTACATTTCTCACAAAAACTGTGCTGGCAGCATGGTATCATCACAGCCTCCTTGAAATATGCATTGCATAGAGAGCATTTCAGCTCTGTTGACAAATTAGCATGCCCTGTATCTAGGGGATTCGCACTGCCCACCCTTCATTTACAAGAGATAAAACAAGTCAGACCATTGAGACCGAAGAACCAGAAAAACAATAAGACAGATACAACAAATGCACGTCTTACCTTTCCACATTCATGTCATCTTCTTCAGGCTTTGATTTTGTAGGCACTATGATTTGTTCAACTCCACTATGTGCATGACCTATATAAAATAATTCAGAATGGTAAGCATCGGCCTAACCCATGAAAAGACTAATACAAGTAACAAACATAGGCCTAACCCCTGAAGCTTTGTAATCGAAGCACATACCTCCTGGAATAGCATCACTAATGCCACTTGCTTCAAGTTTCAGGCATCCTCTCACAGCGGGCTCCGAATATCTAATACAAATTGAAATCATGCACAGCATAAATACCAAATATTTACCGAACATTCATATATCTGAAgtcttaaaataaacaatcataCACCATTAGGGAATACATATTAAAAGAACCAATCAAACCTTGTGATGCAGTTATCGCTATTTGGTTGATAATCATAGATGAAGTCATCCTTGTCTGGATCCAAATCAGAACTGAAAACGGTTTCTTTAGGAATGGGATACACGTCAACCCCAAAGTCATCAAAGTCAACAGTCTCAGCATTCTGCGAAACACCATAGACATAagagaaattaaataaacaatcgGGCAAACATATAACAAGAGCTTCAAATGTGACTAagaaccatccaaatgcaagtCTGCAACTTCAAATGCGTGCGCAATGTTTAAGAAACAAACCGCTGCAACAAGTGATTTATCGTCGACAGagtccttgctatgaagattcgGGCACGAGTTGAAGTGAGGcctgtaaaaaaatcataaaaataaatcgAAATTCCGAGACAATAAACAAACTTTCATCGCCAATTAATATGCATCCCAATAAAAAACGTGCATGGATTCTATAAAGCATATAGATAGATTTCTTACAGATCCACATGTACTGATCCTGCAGGAACTCTCTTAATTATCACGCTTGAACCACACGGAATTTGAATATTCTCGTCGTTGTACTCTGCAATCAATCCGAAACCGAAAGGCATATGAAAACTTAGCTAACAATATGcataaaccctaattccaaTTCCATgcaaccaaacacaaaaacTGTAATTCTAAGGCGTTTCCGAACCAAACGGACAAAAACACGATTCCAAAATACTTCATGTCCAATTGTAACGTCTCAATCGATTTTTTCTCTGCAACCAAACACAAAACAAGAAACTGAAAGCTAAAAACGCTATTGACAAAGATAAAGGGCGGGAGAGAGTTGACCTTGACCGGTTACGGCGTCAGAGAAGAGGAGATCGGAGTCTTGGCAGAGGTTGAGGTTCTTGTGGCGAATTACCTTGGATTTGAGATCGCGAACGGAGATGGAGGCTCGGCCGTCGATGGCGACGGAGTCGAAGTTGACGGAGCTTCTGAATTTGAACTGGATCGCCATGGCGGAGAAGTCGCGTCGGTGGGGTCAAAGTCTTCGGATCATCAAGTTGAAAAGTGGGGAGGGAGAGAAACAGAGAACGAGGGTTATATACGGGATTTTGTATGaaatttcaatttctttgtGCGAAGGTTATGATTTGGGCTTATATTTGTTTAACAAAAAGGCCCAAAACAAAACGTTAACCTAAGGGAAACAAGTGAGGGTCCAAAGCAAATTTTCGTTAGATAAAGTTTctaaaaatttgatttgaagtttacaaaactgaaaaacgttaaaagaaacaagaatgTTATCCTTACCATCATTTTTACTACTTCTCTGATGAAGATGAGATCTGCATACGTTAGCGAACCCTAGCTCTATTAGAAAGATGGTACAAGTAAATAGTAAATATAACAttactttaaaataaattattcgaCGAGAGCCTGCATTGATTAGCCATGGCTGACGGTGACTTCTTCAGTGCCATTTTTTCATATGCATCACTTTTTACCATATGTGACATTTTTCATCCTTTCAGCAGTAGACtggtttttgaatttaaaaagttggattcaagtagagtaccaaacagACTTCTAGATTCCTGACAAACACACTCTTTTTCTTGAGTTGGGCTTGAAAATTCAGCCTATGTCTAGCGGGCCTCGGTCATTTAGAAGCCCGCTTATGCTTGGAAGGCCTACAATTTTAAATGGTTAAAGACCTGAATTTTGAGTCGGCCCACATTATTATTCATATGGGTCTGTAATTTTCActaaagcccaaaaccaaatgTCCCAAATTTGACCTAGTTCATTTCTTcacccttttctctttgcttgcCAGATAGAAGATAGAAACAAACAGACCCTTTTtcttgtaaaacaaaaaattgagaaaTGGAAACAACCGAAGACATGAGTAAGTGTACGAATAAATGTTTGTCTTTGTTATGCCAACTTGATGAACATATTCGAACTATATAATTTCTGTTATTTTACCCTTGGTTGTGGACAATAATGAGTGAGTTTTAGTAGATTCATCAACCTTGTGTATTTCGTATCGTTGCTATATACGAAAAAACTAGTATGTCTTTGAATATTTATATTGACCTATTTGTCGATtaattcttcaaatttgtaaaGAATTACCTATTTCTCtcctaaactttaattttagctgaTTACCCACCTTAACTTATTATAAATAGGCAattccacccccccccccccccccaactttAGCTTTggattt includes:
- the LOC103440899 gene encoding E3 ubiquitin ligase PARAQUAT TOLERANCE 3-like, with protein sequence MAIQFKFRSSVNFDSVAIDGRASISVRDLKSKVIRHKNLNLCQDSDLLFSDAVTGQEYNDENIQIPCGSSVIIKRVPAGSVHVDLPHFNSCPNLHSKDSVDDKSLVAANAETVDFDDFGVDVYPIPKETVFSSDLDPDKDDFIYDYQPNSDNCITRYSEPAVRGCLKLEASGISDAIPGGHAHSGVEQIIVPTKSKPEEDDMNVERVGSANPLDTGHANLSTELKCSLCNAYFKEAVMIPCCQHSFCEKCISQVLREKSRCPKCFSTKCRVEDLLPNVSLRQAIEHFLESQNLITAPDNDCCQYAPDGESGIQAKDVSRGNNILQREPEVPHSPETGTGSNHFFAESAFNPPFKKDVKPAIPKQRPPWVSSEGCDKSFLETGKHRKGKRTCYMCGSTDHFIRDCPVASSPHPMLHAGNAIFPGAMPGYVPPYWNGAPSPRAMPFRNPYGNHAMTAFGANMVPPASYTIPTYMPSMYYSFPSFGGYMRMRGVAPLPGTSKDCYLSHSESLDLHGGEKRRKVSNENLRREQSHDCDDDEDHDLNERHGYDGTERLHDHRSCINREKSISYSEEGSNKGSQRQYRLHNHTDDDRLAVNGQWKSSRLVVDGRAPKQYHCTERSSSELDDVPSSSGFHEERKKHHHRSSRKHKDRREQCGSDSSWSDHRYTKDDNRKGIEHESKRQSQKYRSHSGSGMDQSGSSDKKLQKESSHSSRHSKHSGKSNVDGRSHDRWKMVSGSDEDCGEGYQYSRQKRKH